A genomic stretch from Kribbella jejuensis includes:
- a CDS encoding Gfo/Idh/MocA family protein, whose protein sequence is MRIALVGTENSHADEIIRHLNAQQIAGDTRVVALVGADDERNHRLAAAGRITRIVPTAVELLGDVDALIVTNRDGALHREYAVPFLEAGVPVWVDKPLAASTADAQAILDAAKRGGAPVTSYSAVRWVADADTLARNSPEELQAITITGPADPDSEYSGIFFYGIHAADLARRLAPGEPGPVEVERVGSTVVVRYRCDGVLVTLQLVKPAESGRVPFHAELVGRTGLVSSDVRLDSEYVVPGLKVFLRMLATREQPLDDATMLAPITVLEQTHTILRQAVQEV, encoded by the coding sequence ATGCGGATCGCCCTGGTCGGTACCGAGAACAGTCACGCCGACGAGATCATCCGGCACCTCAACGCCCAGCAGATCGCCGGCGACACGCGCGTCGTCGCTCTGGTCGGCGCGGATGACGAGCGGAACCACCGGCTCGCCGCCGCGGGCCGGATCACCAGGATCGTCCCGACCGCGGTCGAGCTTCTCGGCGACGTCGACGCGCTGATCGTGACGAACCGCGACGGCGCACTGCATCGCGAGTACGCCGTACCGTTCCTCGAGGCCGGCGTACCGGTCTGGGTGGACAAGCCGCTGGCGGCGAGTACGGCGGACGCGCAGGCGATCCTGGACGCCGCGAAGCGCGGTGGTGCGCCGGTCACGTCGTACTCCGCGGTCCGCTGGGTCGCCGACGCGGACACGCTCGCGAGAAACTCACCCGAGGAGCTGCAGGCGATCACGATCACCGGCCCGGCGGATCCGGACAGCGAGTACAGCGGCATCTTCTTCTACGGCATCCACGCCGCCGACCTCGCGCGACGTCTGGCACCCGGCGAGCCCGGTCCGGTCGAGGTCGAGCGCGTCGGATCGACGGTCGTCGTGCGCTACCGGTGCGACGGTGTTCTCGTCACATTGCAGCTGGTGAAGCCCGCAGAGTCCGGCCGGGTACCGTTCCACGCCGAGCTCGTCGGGCGCACCGGGCTCGTGAGCAGCGACGTACGGCTCGACTCGGAGTACGTCGTACCGGGCCTGAAGGTCTTCCTCCGCATGCTCGCGACCCGCGAGCAGCCACTCGACGACGCGACGATGCTCGCGCCGATCACCGTGCTGGAGCAGACTCACACGATCCTGCGCCAGGCCGTTCAGGAGGTATGA
- a CDS encoding Gfo/Idh/MocA family protein, translating into MRFAVIGAGAIGTVHARLIDALGDDATLVAVVDQDLERAGTLSEQYGAKPYASAADAYAAEELDAVGICLPSALHADAAIEALEAGKNVIVEKPVDITLEAADRLIVAQQATGLTVSVISQRRFQPPVAQIRAAIDTGALGRVTSGIAESAFFRPQSYYDGDDWRGTLAVDGGGALMNQGIHALDLLVWMLGRPVQVSAQTGRLAHEGIEVEDLAGASIVFESGAIGLLLASTAAYPGRPVRLTIHGDEGTAVLDDDALAYFASANGEAPEPPTLTGPADWGEIELAHLAQYRDFIAAVREGRPPTITLQAGRRSLATVLAVYESARTGRPVDLED; encoded by the coding sequence ATGCGGTTTGCTGTGATCGGTGCCGGGGCGATCGGGACCGTGCATGCTCGTCTCATCGATGCGCTTGGTGACGACGCCACTCTGGTCGCGGTGGTCGACCAGGATCTCGAGCGCGCCGGGACGCTGTCCGAGCAGTACGGCGCGAAACCGTATGCGTCGGCGGCCGATGCCTACGCCGCGGAGGAGCTCGACGCGGTGGGGATCTGCTTGCCCAGCGCATTGCATGCGGACGCTGCGATCGAAGCCCTGGAAGCCGGCAAGAACGTGATCGTCGAGAAGCCTGTCGACATCACGCTCGAGGCCGCGGACCGCTTGATTGTGGCCCAGCAGGCGACCGGGCTGACCGTGTCGGTGATCAGCCAGCGGAGATTCCAGCCGCCGGTGGCGCAGATTCGCGCGGCGATCGACACCGGCGCGCTCGGCCGGGTCACCTCAGGTATCGCGGAGTCCGCGTTCTTCCGTCCGCAGTCGTACTACGACGGCGACGACTGGCGCGGCACGCTGGCCGTGGACGGCGGCGGCGCACTCATGAACCAGGGCATCCACGCGCTCGACCTGCTCGTCTGGATGCTCGGGCGCCCGGTTCAGGTCAGCGCGCAGACCGGCCGGCTCGCGCACGAAGGCATTGAGGTCGAGGACCTCGCCGGCGCGTCGATCGTCTTCGAGAGCGGCGCGATCGGGCTCCTGCTCGCGAGTACGGCGGCGTACCCGGGCCGCCCGGTGCGGCTGACGATCCATGGCGACGAAGGTACGGCGGTCCTCGACGACGACGCGCTGGCGTACTTCGCGTCCGCGAACGGCGAGGCGCCCGAGCCGCCCACGCTGACAGGTCCCGCGGACTGGGGCGAGATCGAGCTGGCGCACCTCGCGCAGTACCGCGACTTCATCGCCGCCGTCCGCGAAGGCCGCCCGCCCACGATCACACTGCAGGCCGGACGTCGTTCGCTGGCCACCGTGCTGGCCGTGTACGAGTCCGCGCGTACCGGGCGACCGGTCGACCTGGAGGACTGA
- a CDS encoding dihydrofolate reductase family protein, with translation MSVIWHMTMSLDGFIGDRDDGVGWMFLGEGGVSSGLGAEVIARCGAFLCGGRLVDVMGENRPYGGTWSGPILIYTRKDPASKVVPEFTYVSGDIREVVADGLKAAGSKDLVVTGGAVPRLALEAGLVDEIVLHIAPVLLGEGVRYYDSPGVSPTTLKVLTSDGLNFRFAVVR, from the coding sequence ATGAGCGTGATCTGGCACATGACGATGTCCCTGGACGGCTTCATCGGGGACCGCGACGACGGGGTGGGGTGGATGTTCCTCGGTGAAGGTGGAGTGTCGTCGGGGTTGGGCGCGGAGGTGATCGCGCGGTGCGGGGCGTTCCTGTGCGGTGGGCGGCTGGTCGACGTGATGGGCGAGAACCGTCCGTACGGCGGGACGTGGAGCGGGCCGATCCTGATCTACACGCGCAAAGACCCGGCGTCCAAGGTGGTGCCGGAGTTCACGTACGTGTCCGGCGACATCCGCGAGGTGGTGGCTGACGGTCTGAAGGCAGCCGGTTCGAAGGACCTGGTGGTCACCGGAGGCGCCGTACCACGGCTCGCTCTCGAGGCCGGACTGGTCGACGAGATCGTCTTACACATCGCCCCGGTGCTGCTTGGTGAAGGGGTTCGCTACTACGACAGTCCTGGCGTCTCGCCGACGACGCTGAAAGTCCTCACCTCCGACGGTCTGAACTTCCGCTTCGCAGTCGTCCGCTGA
- a CDS encoding LysR family transcriptional regulator, translating into MLDLVRLRVLAAVAAHGSVTAAAEALHYTQPTVSHHLARLEAATGAKLVRKYGRGIRLTPEGEMLARRAAEIVGRVDAADAELAAVVGLRAGRVRVGAFSSALSELVPPAAKELRRDHPNLELELTDVHPRVAVEQLRAGELDLAIVFGYDEESPDDGIRYTYLRDDPIHLLSRRTGQTLADHRDSDWIAGCVNCRRDLLEHCATAGFTPRIAFTSDDIVVQQAFVRAGLGVTTMPGLALRAHRIAGVRTTELPIVRRIQLAVYGDPPDPPATRAFIETLKRVTLG; encoded by the coding sequence ATGCTCGATCTCGTCCGACTGCGCGTCCTGGCGGCAGTCGCAGCGCACGGCTCGGTCACGGCCGCTGCCGAGGCGCTGCACTACACCCAGCCCACCGTCAGCCACCACCTCGCTCGGCTGGAGGCCGCGACCGGCGCGAAGCTCGTCCGGAAGTATGGCCGCGGCATCCGGCTCACCCCTGAGGGCGAGATGCTCGCCCGGCGCGCCGCGGAGATCGTCGGCCGGGTCGACGCCGCCGACGCCGAACTCGCCGCGGTCGTCGGCCTGCGGGCCGGCCGGGTCCGGGTCGGCGCGTTCAGCTCGGCGCTCAGCGAACTCGTCCCGCCCGCCGCCAAAGAGTTGCGCCGCGACCACCCGAACCTCGAACTCGAACTCACCGACGTCCATCCACGGGTTGCTGTCGAGCAGCTGAGGGCCGGCGAGCTCGACCTCGCGATCGTCTTCGGGTACGACGAGGAGTCCCCCGACGACGGCATCCGCTACACGTATCTGCGCGACGACCCGATCCACCTGTTGAGCCGGCGTACCGGACAGACCCTCGCCGACCACCGGGATTCCGACTGGATCGCAGGCTGCGTGAACTGCCGCCGCGACCTGCTGGAGCACTGCGCGACGGCCGGCTTCACCCCACGGATCGCGTTCACCAGCGACGATATCGTCGTCCAGCAAGCCTTCGTCCGCGCCGGGCTCGGCGTCACCACCATGCCCGGCCTGGCACTCCGCGCCCACCGCATCGCGGGCGTCCGCACCACCGAACTGCCCATCGTCCGGCGCATCCAGCTGGCCGTCTACGGCGACCCGCCCGACCCGCCGGCCACGAGAGCCTTCATAGAAACCCTGAAACGAGTAACACTTGGGTAG